In Bacteroidales bacterium, the sequence TGTTGTTGTGTAGAAGTTCCTCCGTCACCAAATGACCATAAAGATGTATATCCCGGCGGAGTGCTGGTGTTGGTGAAAGCAACGGTAGCCGGCAGGTTGCACGGTACGGGATTACTATAAGTAAATGCAGCGGTGGGTTTTGAACCAACACTTACGTAGTTGGGTTTAATCAGGCTCTTTGAGCAATTGTTCTGGTCTGTAACAATAAGGGTAACCTGATAGTTTCCTGAGGCTGAATAAACATGGCATGGGTTCTGAGTGCTACCGCTGCCGCCATCGCCAAAATCCCATGAATATGTTGTTATGGGAGCATCGCCCGGAGTAGAAGAGCTGTTAAAACATACGTTGAGTGGAGAGCAGCCTGATAAAGGTGTTCCACTGAAAATTGCCACCGGAAGATGATACACATGAATATATGAACTTTTTACAATAGTATTAGAGCCGAAAGCGTTTGATGCGGTCAGAGTTACAGAATATGTCCCCGGGCTGGTATAGTTGTGTGTGGGGTTTTGCAAAGTGGAAGTAGCCCCGTCTCCAAAATTCCATGCCCAGGCCGTGGGTGTGTTGGTGGAAAGGTCTTGAAAAATAACAATAAGCGAACCACAACCCGAAGTAACATTCGCTGTAAAGTTAGCAACTGGTGCTTGTGCAAAAACAGTATTGAAAAAAAAATAAAATAAAAAAACGAATAAAAATGTTTTTTTCAACTTCTATAAAAGTATTATGCTATTTCTTAAGGCGTTAAAATTACAAAAAAGGTTGTTTATTCTGTCCCCGGATAATGAATTTTTTACATTAATTTTAAAAAAGTAAGTATTTTGGCTAACACGATGTGCATTAATACTATTACTTGATATAGTTTAACCCATCTTTTTTTTGTATAATGCCGATAGAGTAGCTGTTATAGAACAATTTATTGGACTATTACAGATACCGTATCGGTATAAATCATTATCCCGAACTATATCGGCTACTATACTGGTAATGATGATTTGGGTTGCAATATACCAGCGGATGCTTCGGAATTGGGATGGGGTTTATAAAGCAAATATAGGTTTTTTTCTATTGTTCTTTTTGTAATGATACAAAAACAACCAAAAAAATATAGCCCTGCCGAATGCTTCTTCGAGCTCTGTAAAAACCCAGAAAAACAGAAAAATTAGTGTTCGCTTTCAGCAAACAAAGCCATTGCAAGCAAGGCCTTTTTTCGATTTTCTAAGTTTTTTACATTCACGGCCAACGCACGCTGCCGACAGGGCAGGCCACCGCGCCAAAATTTCGGAATCGCTATTGCTGTTGCCGAAAAGAAGAAAAAATTTTCTCCCCTCTCTATGAGATAGAGAGGGGACGGGGGTGAGTAAGCTTGCAGATTTTTTTATACCAACAAAACGAGCAAAACAATAAATTTTTTAAAATAAAATTCAACAAATTATTTTCTCATGCTCTGATGAAAATATCAAAAACACAAACCGGGAAGAAAGATTTATTTTAGAAAAAAATTAGCCGGAGAAAAAAATTAACCGCCAAACATTCCTTTTAGTTTACCCAGAATACCGCCGCTATTTCCACCGCCGGTTAAAGAACCCAAAATATCCTGCAAATCAAAACTGTTATCATTTGGGTCATTGGTTTTGTTAATAAGCTGTCCCATAACAACAGGAATTAATGATTTAACAAGGGTACCGGCTACATTGCCATCCAGCTTGAACTTTTTCATCAGGTCACCGGCAACTCCGGTTGAAATATTGTTAACTACAGGATTACTTTCCGCATCCGCGCCTTGCTGGAAAAGGTTTTTAATGCTGTCTAAGCCATCATTTTTTGCTACACCCTGTAACTTATTCATTAATGATTTTGTTGCCGCCTTGCAGACAATGTCATTTTTTTTATTTGGTATGGCCGGATTATTAATGATAGCCTCGCCGGCATTTTCTTTAACCAGGTTTAAAAGGTTGTCTAACATAATGATAATTTTAAGTGTTATTTACAAATATAAATAATAAAATACAAATTGCTACAGGCAGTTTTTTGTTAATTAAAAAACGGGATGATTTATTATTTATAGCTTTGCATCAATGAATATTTTTGAAATCATACTGATAGGCTTAGGACTGGCGATGGATTGTTTTGCTGTTTCCTTGTCATGCAGCATGGGCAGGTGTAAAATCAATAAATTGCAGGCACTAAAAATTGCATTCTTTTTTGGATTATTTCAGGCGTTGATGCCTGTGATTGGATGGCTGTTGGGGCTTTCGTTTAAAAACCTCATCTCGGAATTCGACCATTGGATGGCTTTCGGAATACTTGGTGCTATAGGCATTAAGATGATTATAGAAGCCTTTAAAAAAGAAGAAGAAAAAAATATTAAGATAACCAGGTTATGGGTATTGGCAGGATTATCTTTAGCAACAAGTATCGATGCTTTGATAGTAGGCATCACCTTTGCTTTTTTAGAATTCAACATTTTACTGACTGTCGGAATCATTGGTTTGGTTACATTTATTATATCTCTAACAGGCATTTATATTGGGAAAAAATTTAATTTTTTAAACGCCAAAAAAGCAGAAATAATTGGCGGATTAGTGCTGATAGCAATAGGCATAAAAATATTAGTCGAACACCTGAATGCATAAATTATGAACAAAATAAGAATTACGAAAGAATTTAAATTTGAGATGGCGCATGCGCTTATGGGTTACAACGGGCCCTGCCGTAATATTCACGGGCATTCGTATTGTTTGTATGTTACAGTTATCGGGAGCCCGGTATGCGACGACAACTCTCCAGTGAACGGCATGGTGATGGATTTTAATGAATTGAAAAATATTATTAAAAACGAAATTACTGACAAGCTGGATCATGCACTGGTTTTGTCTGATAAAACACCTGCTAGTATTCTTAATTCGCTTAAGGAATTTGACAATGTAATTTTGCTGCCATACCAACCTACCTGTGAAAATATGCTTGCCGATTTTGCTGCTCGTATTCAGAAACATTTACCCTCAAACATAAAGTTATTCAGCCTGAAACTGTGCGAGACTGTTACATCATCAGCAGAGTGGTTTGCTGAAGATAATCGTTAGGATAGGCCAATAATATTTCCTTCGCTATCTATATCAATATTTTCTGCTGTGGGAACTTCCGGTAATCCCGGCATACGCATGATCTCACCTGTGATTGGAATAATAAAACCTGCTCCTGCGGCAATTTCTATCTCTCTTACGGTAACAATAAAATCTTTTGGTCTGCCCAATAAATCAGGATTGTCGGACAGGGATTTTTGTGTTTTGGCAATACAAACTGCCAGTTTATTGAGTCCGAGATTATATATTTTCTGAAGGTCTTTTTTAGCTTTGGGATTATAATCAACATGCTCTGCCCCATAGATTTTTTTGCAGATGGTTTCTATTTTTTTCTCAACAGGCCATTCAAGTTCATATAATAGCTCAAGTTGCGCTGTACAACTATCAGCAATTTTTCCAACCGTTTCTGCAAGTTCAATGGCCCCGGATCCGCCTGCACTCCATACATCGGAAACGATAGCCGGAACGCCAAGCTCTTTGCATCGGCTTTTTATAATATGAAGTTCCTCTTCGGTATCTGTGGCAAACCTGTTGATGGCAACTGCAGGGCAGATGTTAAAAAGCTTCATATTTTCAATATGTTTTTCGAGGTTGGGAAGGCCTTTTTTCAGCGCTTCGGGATTGGCTTCTTTCAATGTTTTCAGCTCTGCTCCTCCATGATATTTAAGTGCCCTTACAGTAGCAACCAGCACAACTGCATCAGGGCGCAGACCCGAATAACGGCATTTGATGTCAATAAATTTTTCGGCCCCAAGGTCAAATCCAAAGCCAGCCTCTGTTACAACATAATCTGATAATGAAAGTCCCATGCGTGTGGCTATCACCGAATTGGTTCCCTGCGCAATATTGGCAAAAGGGCCACCGTGAATTATTGCCGGTGTATTCTCAATAGTTTGTACCAGATTGGGCATTATGGCATCCTTCAGCAGGGCGGCCATAGCGCCGTTGGCTTTCAGGTCGCGCGCAAAAACAGGTTTCTTATCATAGGTAAAGCCTATAAAAATATTTCCCATTTTTTCTTTACAGTGTTGCAAATTGTCCGATAAACAAAGTATCGCCATAATTTCTGAAGCCGCAGTGATATCAACTCCTGTTTCCCGTGGCACTCCTGACATAGTTCCTCCCAATCCGACGATGATTTTACGAAGCGAGCGGTCATTCATATCCATCACCCGTTTCCACGAAATGGTTCGGGGGTCGAGGCCTATATTATTTTTTTTATTTTGAATATTATTGTCAATGATAGCAGAGAGCAGGTTGTGAGCTTTTTCTATAGCGGCAAAGTCGCCGGTAAAATGAAGGTTGATATCTTCCATTGGAAGTACTTGTGAGTATCCTCCGCCGGCAGCGCCGCCCTTGACGCCAAATACAGGCCCCATGGAAGGCTCGCGAAGAACCACAGTCGTTTGTCGGCCTATACGGTTCAATCCTTGCGCGAGGCCTATGGATATAGTTGTTTTTCCTTCTCCGGCAGGAGTAGGTGAAATAGCTGAAACCAGGATAAGTTTATGGCGTTTTATTTTATCTTCATCAATAAGTCTTAAGGGAAGTTTTGTTTTATATTTCCCGAAATATTGCAGGTCATCTTCTGCAACATCAAGTTTTGCAGCAATATCTCTTATGTGAAGCATCTTCGCTTCGCGGGCTATTTCAATGTCTGTTTTCATAATTATGTTTCTTATTTATAAGTTTGATTTTTGAAAATATCTTCGGGGATTAAGACGTTGTTTGAAAAATTATCACAATATCATTCCTGCTCCAACAGTTTCATTAGTACTTTCATCAATCAGTATAAAACTTCCTGTAGCGCGGTTAATTTTATATTTGTCGATAAACAAAGACTGAGTTGTACTTATTGACACGCGGGCCACGTCGTTCATGCCTATTTCTTCCAAACCTTCTAAACGATGTAGGGTATTTATGTCCACTTTATACCTGATTTCTTTAATGATACATCGGGCTTCGCGGGTTGTGTGTCTTATGGCGTATTTTTTACCAGGGGCCAATTTATTTTCATTAAACCAGCAAAGCATAGCTTCAAAATTTCTGGCCACAGTTGGAACATTGTTCTGACGAACTATCATGTCGCCCCGGCTCACATCCACATCTTCG encodes:
- a CDS encoding formate--tetrahydrofolate ligase, translating into MKTDIEIAREAKMLHIRDIAAKLDVAEDDLQYFGKYKTKLPLRLIDEDKIKRHKLILVSAISPTPAGEGKTTISIGLAQGLNRIGRQTTVVLREPSMGPVFGVKGGAAGGGYSQVLPMEDINLHFTGDFAAIEKAHNLLSAIIDNNIQNKKNNIGLDPRTISWKRVMDMNDRSLRKIIVGLGGTMSGVPRETGVDITAASEIMAILCLSDNLQHCKEKMGNIFIGFTYDKKPVFARDLKANGAMAALLKDAIMPNLVQTIENTPAIIHGGPFANIAQGTNSVIATRMGLSLSDYVVTEAGFGFDLGAEKFIDIKCRYSGLRPDAVVLVATVRALKYHGGAELKTLKEANPEALKKGLPNLEKHIENMKLFNICPAVAINRFATDTEEELHIIKSRCKELGVPAIVSDVWSAGGSGAIELAETVGKIADSCTAQLELLYELEWPVEKKIETICKKIYGAEHVDYNPKAKKDLQKIYNLGLNKLAVCIAKTQKSLSDNPDLLGRPKDFIVTVREIEIAAGAGFIIPITGEIMRMPGLPEVPTAENIDIDSEGNIIGLS
- a CDS encoding manganese efflux pump MntP family protein, with protein sequence MNIFEIILIGLGLAMDCFAVSLSCSMGRCKINKLQALKIAFFFGLFQALMPVIGWLLGLSFKNLISEFDHWMAFGILGAIGIKMIIEAFKKEEEKNIKITRLWVLAGLSLATSIDALIVGITFAFLEFNILLTVGIIGLVTFIISLTGIYIGKKFNFLNAKKAEIIGGLVLIAIGIKILVEHLNA
- a CDS encoding 6-carboxytetrahydropterin synthase, yielding MNKIRITKEFKFEMAHALMGYNGPCRNIHGHSYCLYVTVIGSPVCDDNSPVNGMVMDFNELKNIIKNEITDKLDHALVLSDKTPASILNSLKEFDNVILLPYQPTCENMLADFAARIQKHLPSNIKLFSLKLCETVTSSAEWFAEDNR